From the genome of Vulgatibacter sp.:
TGTGGCTACAGCCGGCGCCGGGCTCTGGACGGGCAGCCTGGCGCGGCCCTGAGCAAACCGGTTTGCGAGGCCGTCGAAGCCTGCAGGGCCTCCTCGAACCACACCGATCAGTGGCAGCTCGCCCCGTTCTGCAGCTGCACCGTGCGCCAGACGATCCCGGCGGCGGCGACCAGGGGCACGCCGCGCTGCAGGGCCACCGCCGCAAAACGCGGCATCTTGCGCCACAGGGAGGCGCCAGCCTGCGCGCCGAGGAGCGCAGGGGCCGAGCCCAGCGCAAAGCCTGCGGTGACCAGGGCGCCGCCAGCGCCCGATCCAGCGAGGAGCGCCGCTGCGAGGATGCCGTAGAGCAGGCCACAGGGCAGAAGAGGCGTCAGCGCACCGATTGCACCGGACCTCCACGTCGGCGAAAGCTTTGCGCTCGCCCTTCCGAGCTTCGAGGAGAGCCTTCGGAGCCCCGGGATCGCCGGGAGCTTCTTGCCGAGGTCGAGGGCGGTAGCCACCAGCACCACCGCCATCACCCAGGGCAGCCACGGCCGCACCTGCAGCGTGAGGGTCGAGGCCACCGTGCCCCCCAGCGCCCCGAGCAATCCGCCCACGATCGTATAGGCGGCGAGCCTGCCGCCCTGGTAGGCGCCGATCGCCTTCCAGCGCTGCTCGGCGCCCCGCGTGGCCAGCCCCGCGCAGGCCAGCGGCCCGCACATGAGGAAGCAGTGGAGCGAGGAGGCGAGCCCCACGATGGCCGCGGCGAAAAAGCCGACCACCGCGGTGGGGTTGTCGATTGCCGCGAGGATTTCCGGGGATAGGAGCTGCATGGGAGGCGGTCTCAGCAATCGGCATGCCGTTCGCAATGCGGACCGGCATGACCACGACCTCCGCCCCCACCGCCGATTGCCTCCACTGCGGCAGCGCCATCCCAGCGGGATCGTCGCTCGGCGACTTCTGCTGCACCGGCTGCCAGGCGGTCTACGGCCTGCTCCGCGAGGAGGGGCTCACCCGCTACTACGACATCGCGCGGGGCGAGCAGGCGCCCGTCGCCGACAAGAGCGGCGACCGCAGCTACGCGTGGCTCGAGCCGCTGCAGGCCAGGAGCGAGGAGGGCGGCGCCGCCGTCTGCAGCCTCGAGCTCGACGTGCAGGGCGTCCACTGCGCCGCCTGCGTCTGGCTGATGAACGAGCTCTTCAAGCGGCAGGAGGGCGGCGCCGCCTTCACCGTCAACCCGGCGCTGGGCAAGGTGAAGCTCTCCTGGAAGCGCGGCGGCTTCGACCTGCGCCGCTTCCTCTCCGACGTGGAGCGCTTCGGCTACCTCTTCGGCCCCAGCCGCAAGCAGGCCGATCGCGCCTCCCGCGGGCTGCTCCTGCGCCTCGGCCTCTCCGCCGCGCTCGCCATGAACGTGATGATCTTCTCGGTGAGCTTCTACGTGGGGCTCGCGCCGGAGGAGGAGCAGATCTTCCGGCTCTTCAGCCAGATCTCCCTCTGGCTCTCCACCGGCGTGGTCTTCATCGGCGGCTGGCCCTTCCTCAAGTCGGCCTGGCACGCGCTGAAGCGCGGCGTGCTGCACCTCGATTTGCCCATCGCGGTGGGCATCCTCCTCGCCTACGGAACCTCGCTCTGGCAGGCACGCGGCGGCCGCGGCGATCTCGCCTATTTCGACACGCTCAACGTCTTCGTCACCCTGATGCTCACCGGCCGCTGGGTGCAGCAGCGCATCCTCGATCGCAACCGCCGCTTCCTCCTCGAGGACGACGGCGCCGACGGGATCACCGTGCGCCGGCGCAGGGGTGAGCTGCTCGAGGCGATCCCCGCGCCGAAGGTGGCCAAGGGTGATCACCTCGTGATCGCGCCGGGCGATCTCGTGCCCGTGGACGCGCAGCTCCTCGACGCGGGGGCTGCCTTCTCCACCGACTGGATCACCGGCGAGGCGGAGGTGCGGGAGCTTTCGCAGGGCGAGACCGTGCCTGCAGGCGCCTTCAACGCAGGCCGCCAGGCGGTTGCCGTCCTCGCCGCCACCGACTTCACCGACTCGCCGCTCCCCTCGCTGCTCCGCTCCACCGTGCCCGAGGAGGGCGGGAAGGTCTGGGCCCACGCCCGCTTCTGGGATCGCCTCGCGCGCGTCTACGTGGCGGTGGTGCTGGCGCTGGCAGCGCTGGGCCTCGGGATCTGGTGGCCCGTCGATCCCGAGATGGCGCTGCAGGTCACGGTGGCGCTCCTCGTGGTCACCTGCCCCTGCGCCATCGGCATCGCCATCCCGCTCGCCTACGAGATCGCCCAGGCGCGGCTGCGACGCGGCGGCTTCTTCGTCCGCAAGCCCGAGCTCCTCGACAAGCTCCCCCGGGTCCGCAAGGTGCTCTTCGACAAGACCGGCACCCTCACCCTCGGGCGGCTGCAGCTCGAGGATCCGCGGCAGGTGCGGGAGCTCCCCGCCTCCCTGCGCGACGCCGCCTACGACATGGCAGCGCGCTCCAACCATCCGATCTCCCGTGCCCTCGCGGCGGAGCTGGTGAAGGCGGGCGCGCGCTTCGACGCCGACGCGCAGGTGGAGGAGGTGCCGGGCAAGGGGCTGCTGCTCAACCGCGACGGCAGCAGCTACCGCCTCGGCAAGGCGGCGTGGGCAGCGCCCGATCACCGCGAGCCGCAGGCCACCGTGCTGGCCGTCGACGGAAATGCCGCGGCAATTTTCCGCACCGCCGAGTCGGTGCGCGCCGACGCGCGGCGGGAGATCGCCGCGCTCCAGGAGAGCGGCCTCGAGGTCTGGCTCGTCTCCGGCGACGCCGACGCAAAGGTTGCGTCGATGGCCTCCCAGCTCGGCGTCGACGCAAAGCGTGCGCTCTCCGGGCAGCGCCCCGAGGAGAAAGCCGCCGTCGTCGCGCAGATCGATCGCGAAGACACCCTCTTCCTGGGCGACGGCGTGAACGACAGCCTCGCTTTCGAGCGCGCGCTTTGCGCGGGCACCCCTGCGGTGGATCGCCCCGTCCTGCCCGGAAAGGCCGATTTCTTCCTGATCGGCGAAGGCATTGCGGGGATCCGTGAGGCCATCGAACTGGCGGCGAAGCTGCGCCGGGTGGTGCGCCGGAACCTCGCCGTGGCGTTGGCCTACAACGTGCTAGCGGTCG
Proteins encoded in this window:
- a CDS encoding heavy metal translocating P-type ATPase yields the protein MTTTSAPTADCLHCGSAIPAGSSLGDFCCTGCQAVYGLLREEGLTRYYDIARGEQAPVADKSGDRSYAWLEPLQARSEEGGAAVCSLELDVQGVHCAACVWLMNELFKRQEGGAAFTVNPALGKVKLSWKRGGFDLRRFLSDVERFGYLFGPSRKQADRASRGLLLRLGLSAALAMNVMIFSVSFYVGLAPEEEQIFRLFSQISLWLSTGVVFIGGWPFLKSAWHALKRGVLHLDLPIAVGILLAYGTSLWQARGGRGDLAYFDTLNVFVTLMLTGRWVQQRILDRNRRFLLEDDGADGITVRRRRGELLEAIPAPKVAKGDHLVIAPGDLVPVDAQLLDAGAAFSTDWITGEAEVRELSQGETVPAGAFNAGRQAVAVLAATDFTDSPLPSLLRSTVPEEGGKVWAHARFWDRLARVYVAVVLALAALGLGIWWPVDPEMALQVTVALLVVTCPCAIGIAIPLAYEIAQARLRRGGFFVRKPELLDKLPRVRKVLFDKTGTLTLGRLQLEDPRQVRELPASLRDAAYDMAARSNHPISRALAAELVKAGARFDADAQVEEVPGKGLLLNRDGSSYRLGKAAWAAPDHREPQATVLAVDGNAAAIFRTAESVRADARREIAALQESGLEVWLVSGDADAKVASMASQLGVDAKRALSGQRPEEKAAVVAQIDREDTLFLGDGVNDSLAFERALCAGTPAVDRPVLPGKADFFLIGEGIAGIREAIELAAKLRRVVRRNLAVALAYNVLAVVTSLAGWMTPLRAAVFMPLSSLTVILVTIASLQAAKRRAVKRQQVAVEVAA
- a CDS encoding sulfite exporter TauE/SafE family protein, with the protein product MQLLSPEILAAIDNPTAVVGFFAAAIVGLASSLHCFLMCGPLACAGLATRGAEQRWKAIGAYQGGRLAAYTIVGGLLGALGGTVASTLTLQVRPWLPWVMAVVLVATALDLGKKLPAIPGLRRLSSKLGRASAKLSPTWRSGAIGALTPLLPCGLLYGILAAALLAGSGAGGALVTAGFALGSAPALLGAQAGASLWRKMPRFAAVALQRGVPLVAAAGIVWRTVQLQNGASCH